Genomic segment of Vibrio natriegens NBRC 15636 = ATCC 14048 = DSM 759:
GAATACGCTTCTGACTTTAACCCTAGCGAATTTGATGCCGACCAGGTAACGGCGTTAGCCAAATCAGCCGGGATGAATTATATGGTGGTCACAGCTAAGCATCACGACGGGTTTGCCATGTATCACAGCCCATCACATCCTTTCAACATCACAGATGCCACACCGTTTCAACGCGATCCAGTCGCGGAACTCAGTCAAAGCTGTCGTCATAAGGACTTGGATTTTGGCCTATATTATTCGCATGTGATCGACTGGGAGAACGAAAACGCGGTGTCAAAAGCCCCCAATGACTGGGACTTCAACCCAGACCAAGCCAATTATCAGGAATACTGGAATAAGAAGTGCATGCCTCAGGTTAATGAGTTGCTTGAGCAGTACGGAGATCTATGTTCGCTGTGGTTTGATATGGGGGGCTTTGATGTACAAGAAGAAGCTGACCACGTACGTCGGATCGGCGAACTGATGGCATTAATCCGGAAAAAACAGCCTGATGCGGTGGTTAACAGCCGAGTTACGGCACCGGAGTGTGAGTACCAGTTGGATTGGGATATCAAAACCGGTCACGACAACTACATGGAGCCACTTTATATCAAGCCATATTACTGGGAAGGCATTGCTACCAGTAATGACAACTGGGGCTATAGCCGCAATGACAATAATACTAAGTCCAGTAAGGATCTGATAAACCAGCTGTGTTCCGTAGTTAGCCGGGGCGGGAACTTTCTGCTCAATATAACCCTGGATCATAACGGGCGTATTCCACAGTCCCTTGTGAGATTACTTAGCGAGATAGGCCAATGGATGCAGGTGAATCAGGAAGCGGTGATCGATACAGAAGCTACCCCGCTGCAGACCGGTTTCAATTGGGGCGTGGTAACACATAGACCAGCCACCAATAAACTGTATCTGCATGTGCAGCGTCAGCCAGAGCAAAACGTTATCTGCTTACATAGTCTCAACAATCGAATCAAACAGGTGCGATTGCTTGATCACCAAATCAAAGGCCATGTTTCCTATTTGCAGAAAACACATACCGATACGGGCATTACGGCCAGCACCCTCAACCTGCAATTCGAGCACAATTATGATCGGATGCCTCTGGTGATCGAGCTGGAGTATGACGGTGAGCTGGACATCAACCCTATCATCCATCAGGACCGACTGGCCAAAGTGCGCCTGGACACGCTCAATATCGCTCACTTTGATCCTGAAAAACTCACTTACCGCTGGACCTTCCAAGTTGAGCGCCCGGGCCGGTTCGCCTTAGATCTGGTTTCTTTGGAAACCATGCATCATAAAGACCCTCAATGGGTGCACAACGGTAAAACTGGTCGCATAAGCTGTGCGGATCAGTCCTGGGAGTTTGAGCTAAACCTCGACAAAACAGACGCCAACGATGCCCAGGTACCGTGGAAGAACGTTCACAGTCGCTTGGGCGAGCTGCATTTTCCTCAAGCCGGTGAATATACACTGGAGATAAGCGAGTTGCCGCTGGCTATCGATCAGTCTGAAAAATATGGTCAGGATTACATTAATCTTGAATATCTGCAGTTGGGCCCTCGCTTGGCGTGAGCCTAGGATTTCTAATATTACCAATCTGGAAAATTAACTGTTCAGGGAACAGGGTTCGATAAACAAACTCTATTTGCCATGGATGGCAAATCGAAGCCCCATGGATGGGTTCATGCGTGTTTGTATTCGATGCCTGTTTCTATAATCAAGTATGACCACTTTCTTACTTAGGTTGGTATAATTCGGTGAGGTGTGACTCTTATTACACAAAATAAAAAGCCCGGCATTAAGCCGGGCAAAGTTCCAGAACAAAAGGATCTTATCCCGCTCTCCTTGGGATAAAGTCTGCGTCTGTTCGACCAGTTAAACTGATCAAGCTCTGGAAACTGGTTTGTTGGGACACATCTTCGTCTGACGAAAGGCCCCAACAATTTCGATTAGCAGTGTACTGACTAACCTTGGTATTTCTTGATAACTAGCGTTGCGTTAGTACCGCCAAAGCCAAAGCTGTTTGACATTACCGTATCGATCTCAGCATCACGAGCTTCAGTTACGATATCCAGACCTTTCGCAGCTTCATCCAAGTTTTCAATGTTGATGCTTGGAGCAATGAAGTTGTTGTCTAGCATTAGCGTCGAGTAGATTGCTTCGTGAACACCAGCCGCACCTAGTGCGTGACCAGTCATCGCTTTTGTCGCAGAGATTGCAGGGCTGTTTTCACCAAATAGCTCTTGAATCGCACCTAGCTCTTTCACATCACCTACAGGCGTAGAAGTACCGTGTGTGTTGATGTAATCGATGTGGTCAACGCCTTGCATTGCCATCTTCATACAACGAACAGCACCTTCACCTGATGGCGCTACCATGTCGTAGCCATCAGAAGTCGCACCGTAACCTACGATCTCACCGTAGATTTTCGCGCCACGTGCTAGTGCATGCTCTAGTTCTTCGATAACCAGCATACCGCCACCACCAGAGATAACGAAACCGTCACGGTCAGCATCGTACGTACGAGATGCTTTTTCTGGAGTGTCGTTGTACTTGGTAGAAAGTGCGCCCATCGCATCAAACATCATAGTTTGAGACCAATCTAGCTCTTCACCACCACCCGCAAATACGATGTCCTGTTTACCAAGCTGGATTAGCTCCATAGCGTGGCCGATACAGTGTGCAGACGTTGCACAAGCTGAACTCATTGTGTAGTTCACACCGCGAATTTTAAACGGTGTCGCAAGACACGCAGAAACAGTAGAAGACATGGTACGTGGAACCATGTATGGACCAATACGCTTCACGCCTTTCTCACGCATCGTATCTGTCGCTAGTGTTTGGTTTAACGCAGAAGCACCACCAGAACCAGCAACAATACCAGTACGATCGTTTGAAACTTGATCGTCAGATAGGCCAGCGTCTTCAATTGCCTGCTGCATTGATAGGTATGCATAAGCAGCCGCATCACCCATAAAGCGCATCTGTTTACGGTCGATGTGTTCCGCTGGGTTAATTTTCAGATCACCCCATACTTGCGAACGAAGACCGTGTTCTTTGAACTGCTCAGATGCAGTGATGCCAGATTTGCCCGCTTTAAGAGACGCTAGAACTTCTTCGACGTTGTTACCGATACTTGAAACAATACCCATACCGGTGATTACGACTCGTTTCATTATGACATTCCTATAATTCAAAAATCCGCTAGATAATAACTAAGATAGTCAACAAAAGTGGTCAGCTTTCCTATAAATTCGTACAATCGTCCTATTGTTACCGTGCCAAATCACAAAATTACGACCAATATGACTTCAATAAAAAACGCAGAACTGGGTTGGAACGAATCTGGTACGCCAGTTTCTGACCAATTTGATGATGTTTACTTCTCTAACGTAAACGGTCTTGAAGAGACACGCTACGTTTTCCTCAAAAAAAATCATCTCCCAGAAAGATGGCAGGAGTTTGACCAAAGACGCTTTGTCATTGGTGAAACCGGATTTGGCACTGGATTAAACTTCCTAGCGGTATGGCAGTGGTTTAACGAGTTTCATCGTGAAAACCCTGAGGCAACATTAAAAGAGCTGCATTTTGTCAGTTTCGAAAAGTATCCTCTGAGTCAGGCGGATCTAATAAAAGCCCATCAAGCCTGGCCAGAGTTAGCAGATTATGCCGCGAAACTTCAAAAACACTACCCAGCAGCAGTACCAGAGTGCCATCGAATCGTATTAGAAGATGGCGCAATCACCCTCGACCTGTGGTTTGGTGATATCAAAGACTGCATGCCACAAGTACCTTATGGTGAATCAGGCTTGATCGACGCTTGGTTCCTGGATGGTTTTGCACCTAGTAAAAACCCAGAGATGTGGAATCAGAATCTGTTCAACGGTATGGCAAAACTGGCCAAGCAAGATTGTACTGTCGCGACCTTTACTGCAGCAGGTTTTGTGCGTCGTGGCTTGATTGAAGCAGGCTTTACCATGGCCAAAGTAAAAGGCTTTGGTACCAAGCGCGAAATGATCGCCGGCACAATGGAACAGCGTCAAACACACTCAAATCACTTACCCTGGTTTAACCGAACAGCGGCAAGCCATTCTGACTCAATTGCCATTATTGGTGGTGGCATAGCAAGCGCAGCCCTGGCAAAAACATTAAGCCGTCGTGGTCAAAACGTCACACTGTATTGTAAAGATGTTCGACCAGCAGAAGGGGCATCGGGTAACCGACAAGGCGCCGTTTATCCACTGCTTAATGGCCCTCACACTGGTGTGTCGCGTGTGTTTGCTCCTGCCTTTCTGTTCGCTCGTCAGTTTATTGAGCAAACGGCGGAAGAAATCAGTTTTGACCATGAGTGGTGTGGCGTCACCCAATTGATGTGGGATGAAAAGTCCACAGCTAAGTTAGAAAGGATATTAGAAGGCAACTTCACGCCCGAGCTCATTCAGAAACTTTCAACAGAAGAAACGGCTGAAGCTATTGGCTTGCCTATCGATATGCCTTCAGTGCACTACCCTTTGGGTGGTTGGCTTTGTCCTGCCGAATTAACTCGTGGGCTGATCGCTCAGCTTGAAAAAAATGACAATTTCGAAGCCAAGCTTGAACACAAAATCGACGCGCTCACTTGGAATGAAGAAAGTCAAAGCTGGGTACTAACATCGAATGGTCAAACCTTTGAACACTCAGCCGTCGTGATTGCCAATGGCCATGAGTTCCAAACGTTGAGCCAAACCGCGGATCTGCCTATGGGACAAGTCAAAGGTCAGGTAAGCCACGCGCCAGCAACAGAAACGCTTTCTAAGCTGAAATCGGTGCTTTGCTACGATGGCTACATGACGCCTGTTAACCCAAATAATCAGCAGCTCTGCATTGGCGCAAGTTACGATCGCAGCCATTTGGATTACGAGTTTGATGCCGAAGCGCAACGCGACAATGCTGACAAGCTCGTCAAGTGTGTGCCAAATCAGACATGGACCAACGAGGTCGACATAACAGGAAACTTATCACGCCAAGGCATTCGCTGTGTGAGTCGCGACCACCTGCCATTTATTGGTAATGTGAGTAATTTTGAGTCAGTTAAAACACAATACGCAAACTTGCAAAACCTGAAGGAAGAGGAAGTTGAAGCAATTCATCAGTTCCCTAACCTATTCTGCTTTTTAGGTCTGGGTTCTCGCGGATTGAGCTCTGCACCACTGATGGCTGAACTGCTGGCTTCACAAATTTGTGGCGACCCTCTGCCACTGCCTGTAGAAGTGTTAGCTGAATTGCATCCAAGTCGGATGTGGGTTCGTAAGCTGCGCAAAGGTAAGGCGATTACTGAACTTTAGTTAAGTTTTGGCAGAAACAAAAAGCGTGGTCAGGGAGCTTGTAACAACGATGCGTTATTAGAGGCATCCAGACCACACTAAACTCAAAGGAATGACTGTGCTTAGAGATAGGTGGGGGCTCTTACCATTCACTAAACACGAGTATCATTCCCGAGAAATAATAACTGTGGAAGTAAATCCTGGCTGGGTTACGCCAATTGAGCGACTGCTTGTTGTACTTGCTCAGCGATTTCTGCATTTAGACTTGCACCGGTTTCTACGTCAAAATTCTCGTAGAAGTTTGGCACTGACACAGACGCCTTAACATCTGCACCAAAGAACTGAGCAGAACCTGTTGCCGCTGCCAATACGCTTTGTGCGCCACCAGGGCCTGGAGATGTAGCTAGATAAACAACTGGCTTGTTTTGGAATACATTACGTTCAATACGCGTCGCCCAGTCAAACAAGTTTTTGTACGCTGCAGCGTAAGAACCGTTGTGTTCAGCAAAAGAAACCACGATTGCATCCGCTTGTTCTAGCTCTCTTAAGAAGGCAATCGCACCCTCTGCCTGGCCGATCTCTTTCTCTGTATCTTCACTAAACATTGGAACTTGATAGTTGTTTAGGTCCAATACATTCACTTGCGCGCCTTCAACTTGATTGGCTGCGTAAGTAGCAAGTACTTTGTTGATTGATGTTGAGCTGGTAGAAGCAGCAAATGCGACAATTTTCATGGTTGTATCCTTTTGTTCACTCTTTATGCCATCAGAATAAAAGTTAAACAGTTTGCCAACAACCACAAAAATTTTACGGAGAGATTCAAATTTTTCGAAATAGTACGTAGGCCTACTTCGAAACTATTAGAAATGGGGTAGGAATAATTAAGCTTGAGCCTGTAGCTCTTGCCATAGATCGCTAACAATAATGCGATCGGATGGACTTAGCTCTGTACGAGCTTCATCTAAACTGTTGGCGATGCGAGCTTTCAGCTCTTCAATATCATTGATGCCTTCGTCTTCACACGATGCAGCAGATAAAGAGATGTGACCACGCAGATAACCACCAGCAAACAGCTCGTCATCTGATGCTGTTTCAATTCGAGCATCAATCAGTTCCAGTAGTTTTTCTTCAAATTCAATAATCATGGAGTATCTCTGAGGTTATTTAACGATAAAGTCAGACGCTTCCAGCGGCTTAGTTTGGTAAAAAGAGCGTAGCGCTTCAGACAGCATTTTCACTCGTTGCGGCAATCCCGTCTCCAGAATACCTAACACTTCGTTATGCACTTTACGCATAAAACCAAGCCTATCTGGTTCAAAATCGCCGTGTAGATTGTCACAACTGACAGTAAAAGGGAAGCCAGCACTTTTAGACAGTATCCACTCGTATGCCTGAGGGCGAACTTCTACTTTCTCAAACTCAGCCTGAACCTCAGCCGTTCGGCCATCCGGCTCGTACCAATAACCAAAATCCTCCAACAAACGACGCTCAGGGCCAGCTACACACCAATGCGAGATTTCATGAAGTGCAGACGCATAGAAACCACGAGCAAAAATAATCCGGTGGTGAGGTTGCTCTTCATCAGCAGGAAGGTAGATAGGTTCATCTCCACCCAGCTCTAGTTTCGTGTTAAAAGGTTCTAGAAATGTGTCGTTAAATAGGGTGATAAGGTCTTGATAGTCGTGGGTCATCATCGATTCTGTATTTTATACGGACTTACGCTGCGCATTGTCGCTGTTTTTATCCAGCTCGTAAAGCCACACAACAGGTTTGGTTATTAGCTGGATTAATCTGAAACCTTACTTCTCGATACAATTTCTCATTCGTCACAGATCACATTTCCCACTACACTCTCGCAATATTTTATGCTCTCAGATGAGTAGAGCGTATTGATAGGTTTGAGGCACTTTCCCATCGCTTCAAGCCTGGTTGTATTTGATGTTGAGTGTCCCTTATGCTGCTAAGTGTGTTGTATGTCATTGGTATCACGGCTGAAGCCATGACTGGTGCGTTAAGTGCCGGACGAAGAAAAATGGACTGGTTTGGAGTTATGTTGGTCGCGAGTGCCACTGCCATCGGTGGCGGCACCGTCCGTGATATCTTATTAGGGCACTATCCGCTCGGCTGGGTAAAAAACCCGGAGTTTCTCGCCATCACTTGCCTTGCTGGGATTTTAACAACAGGGCTAGCGAAATGGGTGATCAAATTAAAAGGTCTGTTTATTCGTCTCGATGCGCTAGGCTTGATCGTCTTTAGTATCATCGGCACTAAAATCGCACTGGATATGGGGCTGCACCCTGGTATCTGTATGGTGTCTGCATTAGTGACTGGTGTATTTGGCGGACTACTTCGTGATCTGATTTGTCGTCAGACTCCATTAGTACTGCATGAAGAGCTCTACGCATCCGTAGCCTTAATCGCTTCTGGGCTGTACTTAGCATTATTAGAATTTAATGTGCCGGACGTCACGGCCACTATCGTAACGCTGGTGGTTGGCTATGTGTTACGTATGGCAGCGGTTCGATTTAAATGGCGTTTGCCATCTTTCCATTTGGAAACCGAAAGCTCACTTCATTAAACATGCAAAACAAAAAAAGGTTGCCAATAAGGCAACCTTTTTTGTATTCAAAACAATGGTTAAATCTTTGGCGTCTCTGTCGTCACACCAAAGTTCTGACCACGGTGACGAAGCAAGTGATCCATCACAACAATCGCCAGCATTGCTTCAGCAATAGGTACCGCGCGGATACCAACACATGGGTCATGACGACCTTTAGTGATCAGCTGAGTTGGCTCACCTTCTTTGGTGATCGTGTCACCCGGAACCGTGATGCTTGAGGTTGGCTTAAGCGCAATATTTGCCACAATATCCTGGCCAGTAGAAATACCACCAAGAATACCGCCAGCATGGTTACTGCCAAAACCTTGTGGAGAAAGCGTATCACGGTGCTGGCTTCCGCGTTGGTTCACAACATCAAAACCATCACCCACTTCAACACCTTTCACCGCGTTAATGCTCATCAGCGCATGCGCAATATCTGCATCTAAACGATCAAAGACTGGCTCACCAAGACCGACAGGCACATTGGTTGCGACAACCTGAATCTTCGCACCAATTGAGTCGCCTTCTTTTTTCAGGTCACGGATAAGCTGGTCAAACGCTTCAACTTTATCAACATCCGGACAGAAGAACGCGTTGTTTTCGATTTCATCCCAATCCACTTTGTCGATAGACACATCACCCATTTGTGATAGGTAAGCGCGGATTTCTACGCCGAATTCGTCCTTCAGGTATTTTTTCGCAATCGCACCTGCCGCAACACGCATTGCCGTTTCACGAGCTGACGAACGGCCGCCACCACGATAATCACGAATGCCGTATTTTTGATGGTAAGTGTAATCTGCGTGCCCTGGACGGAATTTATCTTTGATCTCAGAATAATCTTTCGAGCGTTGATCGGTGTTCTCAATCAACAGACCGATTGATGTACCCGTTGTTTTACCCTCGAACACACCTGAAAGAATTTTAACTTCATCCGGCTCACGACGCTGTGTAGTGTAACGTGATGTGCCAGGACGACGACGGTCCAGATCGACTTGCAGATCTGCTTCTGTAATTTCTAACCCCGGCGGGCACCCGTCTACGATACATCCCAGTGCGATACCGTGACTTTCCCCGAATGTCGTCACTCGGAAATGTTGTCCGATACTGTTTCCTGCCATTACTTCCTCAAGTTATTGTCGCCACGCCTTCTCAAATCGAGGCGCAACTGCTTATCAATTCTTCGTGGATTCATAGTGGCTCTATTACGTTTTGATGTAAAGAGTAAATATTCACTTAATCTTGATGAATTCCGCATAAAAAAACACCGAGCACTAGGCTCGGTGTTGTAGAAAATGATGGGTATGGCTATTAGTCTTTGTACAGTTTGAACTCTTCTGCACATTCCACTAGTTGATCACGAGTCAGCATGAATACACCGTGGCCGCCATTTTCAAATTCAATCCAGGTAAATGGAATCTGTGGGTATTGATCCATCATATGAATCATAGAGTTACCCACTTCACAAATCAGGATACCGTTGTCTGTCAGATAATCCGGTGCATTAGCCAAAATACGACGAACCAGTTTCAGACCATCCGTACCCGCAGCCAGGCCAAGCTCTGGCTCATGCGTGAACTCGTCTGGCAGGCTGTTCATGTCTTCTTCGTCTACGTACGGTGGATTTGACACGATAAGGTTGTATTTCTCTTTTGGTAAGTCACGGAACAAATCCGAACGCATTGGGAATACTTGCTGTTCCATGCCGTGATCCTGAACGTTTTGCTCAGCCACTTGCAGTGCATCCGTCGAGATATCGATAGCATCAACTTCTGCTTCTGGGAATGCGTGCGCACAAGCAATCGCAATACAGCCACTACCCGTACACATATCCATGATACGAACTGGCTCTTCCACTAACCAAGGTTGGAATTCTGCTTGGATCAGTTCACCAATTGGGGAACGCGGCACAAGTACACGTTCATCCACGAAGAACTCAAGACCGCAGAACCACGCTTTGTTAGTCAGGTATGCGGTAGGTGTGCGATCGTTGATGCGTTTTACTACACGCTCAACAATACGCATGCGCTCGCTGGTTGTCAGGCGAGAGCTCAATACGTGTGGAGGCACATCGATCGGCAAGTATAACGTTGGCAGGATAAGCTGCACGGCTTCATCCCACGCGTTATCAGTACCGTGACCGTAAAACAGGTTCGCAGCATTAAAGCGGCTGACCGTCCAACGAATCATATCTTGAAGGGTATGTAGCTCAGATACCGCTTCTTCTACAAAAATCTTATCCAAAATTGCCTCCGAAAAGCGCTACAATACTGCTAATAAAATTTATTAATGAATTTGTTTACCTAATGAGCAAAAAAGACACCGAACACGATGACGATTTCGCCTTGTTTCAGGAAGCAGTACAGGGCGTAAAAAAGTTGCGACAGGATACCATAATCCAGCAACCAAAAAAAAATACTAAGCAAAAAGAAATCAAACGCTCAAACCGTGAAGCGAGTGATTCAGAATTTTACTTTTCTGATGAGTTTGTCCCTCTTCTCAATGAAGAAGGGCCGACTCGCTATGCACGTGACGACGTTTCCACCTATGAGGTAAAACGTCTGCGTCGCGGTGTTTATGTGCCCGACGTGTTCCTCGACATGCATGGTATGACTCAGCAGGAAGCAAAGCGCGAATTAGGCGCGATGATCGCGTACTGCGTAAAGAACGAAATTCACTGTGCTTGCGTTCAGCACGGGATTGGCAAGCATATCCTCAAACAAAAATCGCCACTGTGGCTGGCTCAACACCCTGATGTGATGGCCTTTCACCAAGCGCCTTTAGAGTTTGGGGGTGACGGTGCGCTGCTCGTCCTTCTCTCGATTCCAGAGAAGTAAAAATTCGTTCAATAACAATCTGTTTTCCATAACAATAAAGGCAGGATATTCCTGCCTTTTGATTAAATTTGGTTCAACGCTTATGGCGTGATATGCCACAACACCTCACCCTGCTGGGTTTGAGGATCGTATTCGACACAAACCAATCCAGATGTCGGGAACATTGGTGGAGCCATGTCTCTCACAAACTCTGCCGTTAAATATCCGACTAGCGGTAAATGCGAAACAAACAGCAACGACTCAAGCTTTTCAACTTCAATGAGGGCATTAGCATAGTCGTACACGCATTCAGATTGTCCGTAAGGCGTGATATCTTCAAACGTTTCAATACTTTGGGCCGAAAAGTGTTCGCTGACTTCTTGCCAGGTTTGTTGAGCACGGATGTACGGGCTCACGAGTACTTTGTCGAATTGAGCACAACCTTGTTCTTTGCACGCTCGGGCGACAGCTTGTGACTCATCTCTGCCTCTTTGGGTCAGTTGCCTAGCTGCGTCAGAATCCGCAAAGTGTTCGGCTTCGCCATGACGCATAATGAATATTTTCATGTTATTTCCTATGGATAGCTAACGCTACCAAAAGGTTGACTGCTATCTTTATAAGATATTCGGGGCTAATTTTAATAATGTCGAAACATAAATACTGATATAATTGTCTGTTCATTATACCAATTAGCTTGCCAAAGATAGCGACTTTCTTAACAATCTATTAAAAAAGAATATACTCAGTTCATCACCGCTTTGGCTATGCCATGAACTCAGTGCATTCCTTCAAACAGCCCTACCCATACGCAAAAGCGATGGGCCTATGCAGTAGTCTTACGAAAAACAAAAACGCAGGGAGCAGTATTTGTCGACGCGCAACATTTGCGCTGCCCCACTCAGGGTTCATAATTACTGTAATGCGAAATCTGGAGACGCATCGTGCACCTAAGTCCTAACGATTCAAATCAATACCGCTACATTACGCTGAGTAATGATTTGCGCGTGTTGATGATTCATTCCGATACAGCTCAACAGTCTGCAGCCGCTCTAGCAGTGAACGTCGGACACTTTGACGATCCTGATGATCGCCAAGGTTTAGCGCACTATTTAGAACACATGCTTTTTTTGGGTACGGAAAAATACCCTAAAGTAGGCGAATTTCAAAGCTATATTAGCCAACATGGTGGTACAAACAACGCTTGGACAGGAACAGAGCACACGTGTTTCTTTTTCGATGTCACTCCAAATGCCTTTGAAAACTCGCTAGATCGCTTCAGCCAATTCTTTACCGCACCTTTATTTAACGAGGAAGCATTAGACAAAGAGCGTCAGGCGGTCGATTCAGAATACAAGCTAAAACTGAATGACGATTCTCGTCGTTTGTATCAGGTTAATAAAGAAGTCATCAATCCAGAGCATCCATTTTCAAAGTTTTCCGTAGGGAATATTGATACGCTCGGCGACAGAAACGGTAAGTCTATTCGTGACGAAATCGTCGAGTTTCATCATTCTCAATACTCTGCTGATTTAATGACGCTAACCCTATTTGGCCCCCAATCCCTTGATGAGCAGCAAGCGTGGGTAGAGCGCATGTTTGCGGCCATCCCTAATCATCAATTGAAAGGTAAATCGATTGATGTACCT
This window contains:
- a CDS encoding alpha-L-fucosidase, with product MTKPTAGELTGTSSQANSQLDNRNAFTGVSKQGLNRWKKNTFGMFIHWGLYCHRDLAGYYQGQYYDIISEWLPHFARIPMRDYKEYASDFNPSEFDADQVTALAKSAGMNYMVVTAKHHDGFAMYHSPSHPFNITDATPFQRDPVAELSQSCRHKDLDFGLYYSHVIDWENENAVSKAPNDWDFNPDQANYQEYWNKKCMPQVNELLEQYGDLCSLWFDMGGFDVQEEADHVRRIGELMALIRKKQPDAVVNSRVTAPECEYQLDWDIKTGHDNYMEPLYIKPYYWEGIATSNDNWGYSRNDNNTKSSKDLINQLCSVVSRGGNFLLNITLDHNGRIPQSLVRLLSEIGQWMQVNQEAVIDTEATPLQTGFNWGVVTHRPATNKLYLHVQRQPEQNVICLHSLNNRIKQVRLLDHQIKGHVSYLQKTHTDTGITASTLNLQFEHNYDRMPLVIELEYDGELDINPIIHQDRLAKVRLDTLNIAHFDPEKLTYRWTFQVERPGRFALDLVSLETMHHKDPQWVHNGKTGRISCADQSWEFELNLDKTDANDAQVPWKNVHSRLGELHFPQAGEYTLEISELPLAIDQSEKYGQDYINLEYLQLGPRLA
- the fabB gene encoding beta-ketoacyl-ACP synthase I → MKRVVITGMGIVSSIGNNVEEVLASLKAGKSGITASEQFKEHGLRSQVWGDLKINPAEHIDRKQMRFMGDAAAYAYLSMQQAIEDAGLSDDQVSNDRTGIVAGSGGASALNQTLATDTMREKGVKRIGPYMVPRTMSSTVSACLATPFKIRGVNYTMSSACATSAHCIGHAMELIQLGKQDIVFAGGGEELDWSQTMMFDAMGALSTKYNDTPEKASRTYDADRDGFVISGGGGMLVIEELEHALARGAKIYGEIVGYGATSDGYDMVAPSGEGAVRCMKMAMQGVDHIDYINTHGTSTPVGDVKELGAIQELFGENSPAISATKAMTGHALGAAGVHEAIYSTLMLDNNFIAPSINIENLDEAAKGLDIVTEARDAEIDTVMSNSFGFGGTNATLVIKKYQG
- the mnmC gene encoding bifunctional tRNA (5-methylaminomethyl-2-thiouridine)(34)-methyltransferase MnmD/FAD-dependent 5-carboxymethylaminomethyl-2-thiouridine(34) oxidoreductase MnmC, giving the protein MTSIKNAELGWNESGTPVSDQFDDVYFSNVNGLEETRYVFLKKNHLPERWQEFDQRRFVIGETGFGTGLNFLAVWQWFNEFHRENPEATLKELHFVSFEKYPLSQADLIKAHQAWPELADYAAKLQKHYPAAVPECHRIVLEDGAITLDLWFGDIKDCMPQVPYGESGLIDAWFLDGFAPSKNPEMWNQNLFNGMAKLAKQDCTVATFTAAGFVRRGLIEAGFTMAKVKGFGTKREMIAGTMEQRQTHSNHLPWFNRTAASHSDSIAIIGGGIASAALAKTLSRRGQNVTLYCKDVRPAEGASGNRQGAVYPLLNGPHTGVSRVFAPAFLFARQFIEQTAEEISFDHEWCGVTQLMWDEKSTAKLERILEGNFTPELIQKLSTEETAEAIGLPIDMPSVHYPLGGWLCPAELTRGLIAQLEKNDNFEAKLEHKIDALTWNEESQSWVLTSNGQTFEHSAVVIANGHEFQTLSQTADLPMGQVKGQVSHAPATETLSKLKSVLCYDGYMTPVNPNNQQLCIGASYDRSHLDYEFDAEAQRDNADKLVKCVPNQTWTNEVDITGNLSRQGIRCVSRDHLPFIGNVSNFESVKTQYANLQNLKEEEVEAIHQFPNLFCFLGLGSRGLSSAPLMAELLASQICGDPLPLPVEVLAELHPSRMWVRKLRKGKAITEL
- a CDS encoding NADPH-dependent FMN reductase, which produces MKIVAFAASTSSTSINKVLATYAANQVEGAQVNVLDLNNYQVPMFSEDTEKEIGQAEGAIAFLRELEQADAIVVSFAEHNGSYAAAYKNLFDWATRIERNVFQNKPVVYLATSPGPGGAQSVLAAATGSAQFFGADVKASVSVPNFYENFDVETGASLNAEIAEQVQQAVAQLA
- a CDS encoding YfcL family protein; translated protein: MIIEFEEKLLELIDARIETASDDELFAGGYLRGHISLSAASCEDEGINDIEELKARIANSLDEARTELSPSDRIIVSDLWQELQAQA
- a CDS encoding elongation factor P hydroxylase produces the protein MTHDYQDLITLFNDTFLEPFNTKLELGGDEPIYLPADEEQPHHRIIFARGFYASALHEISHWCVAGPERRLLEDFGYWYEPDGRTAEVQAEFEKVEVRPQAYEWILSKSAGFPFTVSCDNLHGDFEPDRLGFMRKVHNEVLGILETGLPQRVKMLSEALRSFYQTKPLEASDFIVK
- a CDS encoding trimeric intracellular cation channel family protein is translated as MLLSVLYVIGITAEAMTGALSAGRRKMDWFGVMLVASATAIGGGTVRDILLGHYPLGWVKNPEFLAITCLAGILTTGLAKWVIKLKGLFIRLDALGLIVFSIIGTKIALDMGLHPGICMVSALVTGVFGGLLRDLICRQTPLVLHEELYASVALIASGLYLALLEFNVPDVTATIVTLVVGYVLRMAAVRFKWRLPSFHLETESSLH
- the aroC gene encoding chorismate synthase, which translates into the protein MAGNSIGQHFRVTTFGESHGIALGCIVDGCPPGLEITEADLQVDLDRRRPGTSRYTTQRREPDEVKILSGVFEGKTTGTSIGLLIENTDQRSKDYSEIKDKFRPGHADYTYHQKYGIRDYRGGGRSSARETAMRVAAGAIAKKYLKDEFGVEIRAYLSQMGDVSIDKVDWDEIENNAFFCPDVDKVEAFDQLIRDLKKEGDSIGAKIQVVATNVPVGLGEPVFDRLDADIAHALMSINAVKGVEVGDGFDVVNQRGSQHRDTLSPQGFGSNHAGGILGGISTGQDIVANIALKPTSSITVPGDTITKEGEPTQLITKGRHDPCVGIRAVPIAEAMLAIVVMDHLLRHRGQNFGVTTETPKI
- the prmB gene encoding 50S ribosomal protein L3 N(5)-glutamine methyltransferase → MDKIFVEEAVSELHTLQDMIRWTVSRFNAANLFYGHGTDNAWDEAVQLILPTLYLPIDVPPHVLSSRLTTSERMRIVERVVKRINDRTPTAYLTNKAWFCGLEFFVDERVLVPRSPIGELIQAEFQPWLVEEPVRIMDMCTGSGCIAIACAHAFPEAEVDAIDISTDALQVAEQNVQDHGMEQQVFPMRSDLFRDLPKEKYNLIVSNPPYVDEEDMNSLPDEFTHEPELGLAAGTDGLKLVRRILANAPDYLTDNGILICEVGNSMIHMMDQYPQIPFTWIEFENGGHGVFMLTRDQLVECAEEFKLYKD